One genomic window of Hymenobacter sp. J193 includes the following:
- a CDS encoding acetylornithine carbamoyltransferase has translation MKNFTSFADAGDYRALLRQALEIKANPFGYQYIGRNKTVGLIFFNPSLRTRLSSVKAAYNLGAQAWVLNAGADSWTLEMADGAVMNGGTQEHIKDAIAVMSQYCDVLGVRTFPTLKDKAEDYGEVVFNKILQYATVPVISLESATLHPLQSFADLITVAEHKQQERVKVVLTWAPHVRALPQCVPNSFCDWFSEIDWVDFVITHPEGYELDPRFTKGARIEHDQIKALEGADFVQAKNWSSYQNYGQVISSDPSWMLTPEHLAGTHDAKFLHCLPVRRNVEVSDAILDSPNSLVIQEAGNRVFSMQTVLHELLK, from the coding sequence ATGAAAAATTTCACCTCCTTCGCCGATGCGGGCGACTATAGAGCCCTGTTGCGGCAAGCCCTGGAAATCAAGGCGAATCCGTTTGGCTACCAGTACATCGGGCGCAATAAAACCGTGGGGCTGATTTTCTTCAACCCCAGCCTGCGCACCCGGCTGAGCTCCGTGAAGGCGGCCTACAACCTGGGCGCTCAAGCCTGGGTGCTCAACGCTGGCGCCGATTCCTGGACCCTGGAAATGGCTGATGGCGCGGTGATGAACGGCGGCACGCAGGAGCACATCAAGGACGCCATTGCCGTGATGAGCCAGTACTGCGACGTGCTGGGCGTGCGCACCTTCCCCACGCTCAAGGACAAGGCGGAGGACTACGGCGAAGTGGTATTCAACAAGATTCTGCAGTACGCTACCGTGCCCGTCATCAGCCTGGAAAGCGCCACGCTGCACCCGCTGCAGTCGTTTGCCGATTTGATTACGGTAGCGGAGCACAAGCAGCAGGAGCGCGTGAAAGTGGTGCTGACCTGGGCCCCGCACGTGCGCGCCCTGCCCCAGTGCGTGCCCAACTCGTTTTGCGACTGGTTCTCGGAAATCGACTGGGTCGACTTCGTCATCACTCACCCCGAGGGCTACGAACTGGACCCCAGGTTCACGAAGGGTGCCCGCATTGAGCACGACCAGATCAAAGCCCTGGAAGGCGCCGACTTCGTGCAGGCCAAGAACTGGAGCAGCTACCAGAACTACGGCCAGGTTATCAGCAGCGACCCGAGCTGGATGCTGACGCCTGAGCACCTGGCCGGCACCCACGACGCCAAGTTCCTGCACTGCCTGCCGGTGCGCCGCAACGTGGAAGTGTCGGATGCCATTCTGGATTCACCGAATTCATTAGTGATTCAGGAAGCCGGCAACCGAGTGTTTTCTATGCAAACGGTGCTGCACGAGCTGCTGAAATAA
- a CDS encoding PKD domain-containing protein: protein MKVSLFFLASIGLLGACKKEAEQPTLPKADFTSPTEAEQYTPFSLQNQSQHATQYSWEFDTQYGSEEENPSVRYTKPGTYTIRLVALEGTRSDTARKTVVITPYDIFSRVPLNFAGNYACKVIRVTSPPFQQGLKIREPDELITITKDGSALKWGSIQLFYTPFYSATPEKPDEKGAYVFLHYKRQPLPLQTYYASFFTAGDSARFALVTTVGHGTEERIYYGIRQP from the coding sequence ATGAAAGTGTCCTTGTTTTTCTTGGCATCAATAGGCTTGCTTGGTGCTTGCAAAAAAGAGGCGGAGCAGCCTACTTTACCCAAAGCCGATTTCACTTCCCCCACCGAAGCCGAACAATACACACCATTTTCACTCCAGAACCAGTCGCAGCACGCAACGCAGTATAGCTGGGAATTTGACACCCAATACGGCAGCGAGGAAGAGAATCCATCGGTTCGTTACACAAAACCTGGCACCTACACTATCCGGCTGGTGGCGTTAGAAGGGACCAGAAGTGATACGGCCCGGAAAACGGTGGTTATTACGCCTTACGATATCTTCAGCCGCGTTCCGCTGAACTTTGCGGGCAATTATGCCTGTAAAGTAATAAGGGTCACTAGTCCACCATTTCAGCAGGGCCTCAAAATACGCGAGCCGGACGAACTGATTACGATTACGAAAGATGGCAGCGCCTTAAAGTGGGGCTCTATTCAACTGTTTTATACTCCTTTTTACAGCGCCACTCCCGAAAAGCCGGACGAAAAGGGAGCCTACGTATTTCTGCACTATAAACGTCAGCCTTTACCTCTGCAGACTTATTATGCGTCGTTTTTCACTGCAGGTGACAGCGCCCGTTTTGCTTTGGTTACAACGGTTGGTCATGGCACGGAAGAACGAATTTACTACGGCATCCGGCAACCATAG
- the dinB gene encoding DNA polymerase IV, giving the protein MDPAETRKIIHLDMDAFYASVEQRDNPALRGKPVAVGGARQRGVVAAASYEARQFGVRSAMPSTTALRKCPELIFVKPRFEVYKAVSRQIREIFAQYTPLIEPLSLDEAYLDVTDNLRGLASATQIATEIRAEILRQTQLTASAGISYNKFLAKLASDYRKPNGQFVIKPAQGLAFVEQLRVGEFHGIGPATAARLNGLGIFSGLDLRQQTEAFLRQHFGKAGSYYYHIARAIDHRPVRPDRQRKSVGSETTFEQDLTTPEELRTGLQPCLESVWGYCQRADVRGRTVTLKVKYADFQQITRSRTLLGPISSQAALEQVSSELLAGLLPLSKGVRLLGVTLSSLETEEEAAGKQLAFLF; this is encoded by the coding sequence GTGGACCCGGCCGAAACCCGCAAAATCATTCACCTCGACATGGACGCGTTTTACGCCTCCGTGGAGCAGCGCGACAACCCCGCCCTGCGCGGCAAGCCTGTGGCGGTGGGCGGCGCCCGGCAGCGGGGCGTGGTTGCGGCGGCCAGCTACGAGGCCCGCCAGTTTGGAGTACGCTCGGCTATGCCGTCTACTACCGCGCTGCGCAAATGCCCCGAGTTGATTTTCGTAAAGCCCCGGTTTGAGGTCTATAAAGCCGTTTCCCGGCAGATCCGCGAGATTTTCGCTCAGTACACCCCACTCATCGAGCCGCTGTCCTTGGACGAGGCCTACCTCGACGTGACCGACAACCTGCGGGGCCTGGCATCCGCCACGCAGATTGCCACCGAAATCCGGGCCGAGATTCTGCGCCAAACCCAACTGACGGCTTCGGCGGGCATCAGCTACAATAAGTTTCTGGCTAAGCTGGCCTCCGATTACCGCAAGCCTAACGGACAGTTTGTGATAAAGCCGGCGCAGGGGCTGGCGTTTGTGGAGCAGCTGCGAGTGGGCGAGTTTCACGGAATTGGGCCGGCCACGGCGGCGCGGCTCAACGGGCTGGGCATCTTCTCGGGCCTCGACCTGCGCCAGCAGACGGAAGCTTTTCTGCGCCAGCACTTCGGCAAGGCTGGCTCCTATTATTACCACATTGCCCGCGCCATCGACCACCGCCCCGTGCGCCCCGACCGTCAGCGCAAGTCCGTCGGCTCCGAAACCACGTTCGAGCAGGACCTGACCACGCCGGAAGAGCTGAGAACTGGCTTGCAGCCCTGCCTGGAATCGGTGTGGGGCTACTGCCAGCGCGCCGACGTGCGGGGCCGGACCGTGACGTTAAAAGTAAAGTACGCCGACTTTCAGCAGATTACGCGCAGCCGTACCCTGCTTGGGCCTATCAGTTCCCAGGCAGCATTGGAGCAAGTGAGCAGCGAACTGCTGGCCGGGCTGCTGCCTTTGTCCAAAGGCGTGCGTCTGCTGGGCGTTACGCTGTCGAGCCTGGAAACGGAAGAAGAAGCGGCCGGCAAACAGCTGGCCTTTCTGTTTTAA
- a CDS encoding aminotransferase class V-fold PLP-dependent enzyme has translation MFADSCHCCHHAIPARSSDRYIGEEKRFSRTTFSVFFGRTGHFKTRIKSFCPPVNQRHYLSPACSIKKIPPHRSTQSWDEVRALFNLSPEFLHLGASQFIATHPQPVREAIAHYRQLLDANPVFNTLELENEEMQKVRKAAARYLRIDNPDHIALTDSTTMGLGTIYTGLNLKPGQEILTTEHDHYSQHESIRQATARTGASWRKVRMYDRLNHVTQEEMVESIAKAVRPETRMVGITWVHSSTGLKTPVAQIARAIADINRRRDEADRVLLLVDGVHGFGIELDTFPELGCDFFITSGHKWLYGPRGTGLVAATHAAWQQVSPIIPSYTEAMDVIIEENERPDHMDGKQMTPGGFHSLEHRWAFTAAFEFIESLGRERVCARVHQLNRQCKEGLAAMPHVTLHTPLSSELSSGITSFEVRGYNTDEVIEKLKAQGIVATKAPYTYYNYARFTPGIINTEEEVDKALAAVHSLA, from the coding sequence ATGTTCGCAGACTCTTGCCACTGCTGCCACCATGCAATTCCAGCCCGCAGCAGTGACCGGTATATCGGAGAAGAAAAGCGGTTTTCACGGACAACCTTTTCCGTGTTTTTTGGGCGAACAGGCCATTTTAAGACGCGTATCAAGAGCTTCTGCCCACCGGTTAACCAGCGTCACTATTTATCACCCGCATGCTCTATCAAAAAAATCCCCCCCCACCGCTCAACGCAATCCTGGGACGAGGTACGCGCCCTGTTCAACCTCTCACCCGAATTTCTGCATCTGGGCGCTTCTCAGTTTATAGCCACCCACCCCCAGCCTGTGCGCGAGGCCATTGCGCACTACCGCCAACTGCTGGATGCCAACCCCGTTTTCAACACGCTGGAGCTTGAAAACGAGGAAATGCAGAAAGTGCGCAAAGCCGCCGCCCGCTATCTGCGCATAGACAACCCCGACCACATTGCCCTGACCGACAGCACCACCATGGGTTTGGGCACCATCTATACTGGCCTGAACCTGAAACCGGGCCAGGAAATCCTCACCACCGAGCACGACCACTATTCTCAGCATGAATCCATCCGCCAGGCCACGGCCCGCACTGGGGCCAGCTGGCGTAAGGTGCGCATGTACGACCGTCTGAACCACGTAACCCAGGAGGAAATGGTGGAATCCATTGCCAAGGCCGTGCGACCCGAAACCCGCATGGTCGGCATCACCTGGGTACACTCCAGCACCGGCCTCAAAACACCCGTTGCCCAGATTGCCCGGGCCATTGCCGATATCAACCGCCGCCGCGACGAGGCCGACCGGGTGTTACTGCTCGTGGACGGCGTGCATGGCTTCGGCATTGAGCTGGATACGTTTCCCGAGTTGGGCTGCGACTTTTTCATCACCAGCGGCCACAAGTGGCTGTATGGCCCTCGTGGTACGGGGCTGGTAGCGGCCACGCACGCGGCCTGGCAGCAAGTGTCCCCCATCATCCCAAGCTACACCGAGGCCATGGACGTTATCATTGAGGAAAACGAGCGGCCCGACCACATGGACGGTAAGCAAATGACTCCCGGCGGCTTTCATTCCCTGGAGCACCGCTGGGCTTTCACCGCGGCCTTTGAGTTTATAGAAAGCCTGGGCCGTGAGCGGGTTTGCGCGCGGGTACACCAGCTTAATCGCCAGTGCAAAGAAGGCCTGGCCGCTATGCCCCACGTCACGCTGCACACGCCCCTTTCCAGTGAGCTGTCGTCGGGCATTACCTCGTTTGAAGTGCGCGGCTACAATACCGACGAGGTAATTGAGAAGCTGAAAGCCCAGGGAATTGTGGCTACCAAAGCGCCTTATACTTACTACAACTACGCCCGCTTCACCCCTGGCATTATCAACACGGAGGAGGAAGTAGACAAGGCTCTGGCGGCCGTACATAGTTTAGCCTAG
- the sppA gene encoding signal peptide peptidase SppA — MRQFFKYVLATLTGLVLFAFVGVVLMIGFIVAAASTDKDVTVADNSVLELKLDKPVAERGFENPLSAFAGGENTVGLDELKAAIRRAKKDDDIKGIFLNLEMVQGGMATLEEIRHELADFKKGGKFVVSYTDAQSEKSYYLASVADKLYLNPQGTLEFNGLSSETMYYKNLFDKLGVQAQIFRVGSFKSAVEPFFRTNMSDSARLQTSSFLNSLNDAMLAEVAAARKIAPARLRVISDSMLVHNAADAKRLGLVTDLGYYDQATDYIKGKLGVEKDEKLSLITLSDYLKGEDADENTSGNRIAVVYADGDIVMGRGGNESIGSTRFAEAIRKARLDKKVKAVVLRVNSPGGSSLASDIIYREVMLTKKVKPVIASMSDVAASGGYFIAMGCDTIVAHPTTITGSIGVFGVLPNIAPFLSDKLGITTDRVTTGKFSDFPTVTRALTPFEQQQFQQEVNRIYADFTSKAAAGRKMPVERLRRLASGRVWSGVEAKQRGLVDVLGSFDDALRIAARRANLKEGDYRIQKLPRQKTFAENLFSSFNEEARLRLVKSELGPLYPMFEQYQKLSQMKGVQMRAPFVLDVQ; from the coding sequence ATGAGACAGTTTTTCAAGTACGTACTGGCCACGCTCACCGGCCTCGTACTGTTTGCCTTCGTGGGCGTTGTGCTGATGATCGGCTTTATCGTAGCCGCCGCTTCCACCGATAAGGACGTGACCGTGGCCGATAATTCGGTTCTGGAATTGAAACTCGATAAGCCCGTGGCTGAGCGAGGCTTCGAAAACCCGTTGTCGGCCTTTGCCGGTGGCGAAAATACCGTGGGCCTGGACGAGCTGAAAGCCGCCATCCGCCGCGCCAAAAAGGACGACGACATCAAGGGCATCTTCCTGAACCTGGAAATGGTGCAGGGCGGCATGGCCACGCTGGAAGAAATCCGCCACGAGCTGGCCGACTTCAAAAAGGGCGGCAAGTTTGTGGTCAGCTACACCGACGCGCAGTCGGAGAAAAGCTACTACCTGGCTTCGGTGGCCGATAAGCTGTACCTAAATCCCCAGGGTACGTTGGAGTTCAACGGCCTGTCGTCGGAGACGATGTACTACAAGAACCTGTTCGACAAACTGGGCGTGCAGGCGCAGATTTTCCGCGTGGGCTCGTTTAAAAGCGCCGTGGAGCCGTTTTTCCGCACCAACATGTCGGACTCGGCCCGCCTGCAGACGTCCTCCTTCCTGAACTCGCTGAACGACGCCATGCTGGCCGAGGTGGCTGCCGCCCGTAAGATTGCGCCGGCCCGCCTGCGCGTCATCAGCGACTCGATGCTGGTGCACAATGCCGCCGATGCCAAGCGGCTGGGCCTGGTGACGGACCTCGGCTATTACGACCAGGCCACCGACTACATCAAGGGCAAGCTGGGCGTAGAGAAAGACGAAAAGCTAAGCCTAATTACGCTTTCCGACTACCTCAAAGGCGAAGACGCCGACGAGAATACCAGCGGTAACCGCATTGCCGTGGTGTACGCCGATGGCGACATCGTGATGGGACGGGGCGGCAACGAGAGCATCGGCAGCACCCGCTTTGCCGAAGCCATCCGTAAGGCCCGCCTCGACAAGAAAGTGAAGGCCGTAGTGCTGCGTGTGAACTCGCCTGGGGGCTCGTCCCTGGCTTCCGACATCATCTACCGCGAAGTGATGCTGACCAAGAAAGTAAAGCCCGTTATTGCCAGCATGTCGGACGTGGCGGCCTCGGGCGGCTACTTCATTGCTATGGGCTGCGACACCATTGTGGCGCACCCGACGACGATTACCGGCTCCATTGGCGTGTTCGGGGTGCTGCCCAACATCGCGCCCTTCCTGAGCGACAAGCTGGGCATCACCACGGACCGTGTAACCACCGGCAAGTTCTCCGACTTCCCCACCGTCACGCGTGCCCTCACGCCCTTCGAGCAGCAGCAGTTTCAGCAGGAAGTAAACCGCATCTACGCCGACTTCACTTCCAAGGCCGCCGCCGGGCGCAAGATGCCAGTAGAGCGCCTGCGCCGCCTGGCCTCGGGCCGGGTATGGTCGGGAGTGGAGGCCAAGCAGCGCGGCCTGGTAGATGTGCTGGGCTCGTTTGATGATGCCCTGCGCATTGCGGCCCGCCGCGCCAACCTCAAGGAAGGCGACTACCGCATCCAGAAGCTGCCCCGCCAGAAAACCTTCGCCGAAAACCTGTTCAGCTCCTTCAACGAGGAAGCCCGCCTGCGCCTGGTGAAATCGGAACTGGGCCCACTCTATCCCATGTTCGAGCAGTACCAGAAACTCAGCCAGATGAAAGGCGTACAGATGCGCGCGCCCTTCGTGCTGGACGTGCAGTAA
- a CDS encoding DMT family transporter, with protein MKNSGKVHAALFVVALIYAANYSISKDVMPRYMGPFGLVVLRIVGAAVFFGVLSRLVAPQDRIRGRADHLRAVASGILGIGLNQLLFFSGLNLTSPINASLIQTIAPVVTVLASVVLLGEKITFPRLLGIGLAAAGAASIILSRGPVAAGGQDGLLGNVFILLNATAFGIYLVIVMPLMRKYHPFTVLARIFLVGTFIAVPAGWQQVLAPDYASFPPGIWAAIAYMVVCLTILAYLLNNWALKYASPALLGAYIYLQPALAVGIAVALGKDTLTLTKALQALLIFGGVFLVSQKPRPTPEAVPLEPAQD; from the coding sequence ATGAAGAATTCTGGTAAGGTCCACGCGGCCTTGTTTGTGGTGGCCCTCATTTACGCCGCCAACTACAGTATCAGCAAAGATGTGATGCCGCGCTACATGGGGCCGTTTGGGCTGGTGGTGCTGCGCATTGTGGGCGCGGCCGTGTTTTTTGGGGTACTCAGCCGCCTGGTAGCGCCGCAGGACCGCATCCGGGGCCGGGCCGACCACCTGCGGGCTGTGGCCAGCGGCATCCTGGGCATCGGGCTGAATCAGCTGCTGTTTTTCTCAGGCCTGAATCTGACCTCGCCCATTAATGCCTCCCTTATCCAGACCATTGCGCCGGTAGTTACGGTGCTGGCCTCGGTGGTGCTGCTGGGCGAGAAGATTACGTTCCCGCGGCTGCTGGGCATTGGGTTGGCGGCGGCCGGGGCGGCCAGCATTATCCTGAGCCGGGGCCCCGTAGCGGCCGGCGGGCAGGACGGGCTGCTGGGCAATGTGTTTATCTTGCTCAATGCCACGGCTTTCGGCATTTACCTGGTTATCGTAATGCCGCTGATGCGCAAGTACCACCCCTTCACGGTGCTGGCGCGCATATTTCTGGTGGGCACGTTCATAGCAGTGCCTGCCGGCTGGCAGCAGGTGCTGGCTCCCGACTATGCCAGCTTTCCGCCGGGTATCTGGGCAGCCATTGCCTACATGGTTGTCTGCCTTACTATTCTAGCCTACCTGCTCAACAACTGGGCCTTGAAGTACGCCTCCCCCGCCCTGCTGGGCGCCTACATCTACCTGCAGCCAGCCTTGGCAGTGGGCATAGCCGTGGCCCTGGGCAAAGACACCCTCACGCTCACCAAAGCCCTGCAGGCCCTGCTTATTTTCGGGGGCGTGTTCCTGGTGAGCCAGAAGCCGCGCCCCACGCCTGAGGCCGTGCCTCTGGAGCCGGCGCAGGATTAG
- a CDS encoding purine-nucleoside phosphorylase: protein MQDLLEAANYLRQHLTDFQPEAGIILGTGLGALAREVAVQHRFSYADIPHFPVSTVESHAGELLAGTLAGKRVLVMRGRFHFYEGYTMPQVVFPVRVMKLLGIRHLFVSNASGGLHPDYNYSDLLLLEDHINLQPTNPLIGKNLDELGPRFPDMMEPYDQRLLGLAEEAARELGLTHYLRRGVYASLPGPMLETPAEYRYLRTVGADAVGMSTVPEVIAAVHMGLPVLAVSVITDLCAPGKLKKVDIADILRTAAVAEPRLTALLQRVLEKL from the coding sequence ATGCAAGACCTCCTCGAAGCCGCCAACTACCTCCGCCAGCACCTCACCGATTTTCAGCCCGAAGCCGGCATCATTCTGGGCACCGGGCTGGGTGCGCTGGCCCGGGAAGTAGCCGTGCAGCACCGCTTCAGCTACGCCGACATTCCGCACTTCCCGGTATCGACGGTGGAAAGCCACGCCGGCGAGCTGCTGGCGGGCACCCTGGCTGGCAAGCGGGTGCTGGTGATGCGCGGGCGGTTTCACTTCTATGAAGGATATACCATGCCGCAGGTGGTGTTTCCAGTGCGCGTGATGAAGCTGCTGGGCATCCGGCACCTGTTTGTGAGCAACGCCAGCGGCGGCCTCCACCCCGACTACAACTACTCCGACCTGCTGCTGCTGGAAGACCACATCAACCTGCAGCCCACCAACCCGCTCATCGGCAAGAACCTAGACGAGCTGGGCCCGCGCTTCCCCGATATGATGGAGCCCTACGACCAGCGCCTGCTCGGGTTGGCGGAGGAAGCAGCCCGGGAACTAGGCCTCACGCACTACCTGCGCCGGGGCGTGTATGCCAGCCTGCCCGGCCCTATGCTCGAAACGCCCGCCGAGTACCGCTACCTGCGCACTGTTGGGGCCGATGCGGTGGGGATGAGCACCGTGCCCGAGGTTATTGCCGCCGTGCATATGGGTTTGCCCGTGCTGGCCGTATCCGTCATCACCGACCTGTGCGCCCCCGGCAAGCTCAAGAAAGTTGACATTGCCGATATCCTGCGCACCGCCGCCGTGGCCGAGCCCCGCCTCACCGCTCTGCTGCAGCGGGTGCTGGAAAAACTTTGA
- a CDS encoding oxygenase MpaB family protein, with protein sequence MSQYQKYFVAPGSVVRSIWGKADTVLFIFAGAAAEFALNKAVDWLYFTGRLPADPLARLFSTVEYARQIVFAERAGAEQAIDTITAIHAAVEAKRGMVIPAWAYRDVLFMLIDYSIRAFETLERPLSPAEKQEVFAVFTRVGQRMGIPELPSSHAEWLQTREEHLAQHLEYSTFTADLYQQYARHLGPVRYRLLLQAQRVVAPLQVRQLLRLGRTPWLRPALLIYRYTQHLRFSKWARASLLPDEYRQKILRLDIVPSTVAAAAG encoded by the coding sequence ATGTCACAGTATCAAAAATATTTTGTAGCTCCAGGCTCCGTGGTGCGCAGCATCTGGGGCAAGGCTGATACGGTTCTGTTTATTTTTGCCGGGGCCGCCGCCGAGTTTGCCCTCAATAAGGCCGTGGACTGGCTTTATTTCACCGGCCGCCTGCCCGCCGATCCGCTGGCGCGCCTCTTCTCCACCGTGGAATACGCCCGCCAGATTGTATTTGCCGAACGCGCCGGTGCTGAGCAGGCCATTGATACCATTACGGCTATCCACGCGGCCGTGGAGGCCAAGCGCGGCATGGTTATTCCGGCCTGGGCCTACCGCGACGTGCTCTTCATGCTCATCGATTACTCCATTCGCGCCTTCGAAACGCTGGAGCGGCCACTCAGCCCGGCGGAAAAGCAGGAAGTTTTTGCGGTCTTTACCCGCGTAGGCCAGCGCATGGGCATTCCCGAGTTGCCGTCCTCGCACGCGGAGTGGCTTCAAACCAGAGAGGAACATTTGGCCCAGCACCTGGAGTACAGCACGTTCACCGCCGATTTATACCAGCAATACGCGCGGCACTTAGGGCCCGTCCGCTACCGCCTGTTGCTGCAGGCCCAGCGGGTCGTGGCCCCACTTCAGGTAAGGCAGTTATTGCGCCTTGGCCGTACGCCCTGGCTGCGGCCGGCGCTGCTTATCTACCGCTACACGCAGCACCTACGCTTCAGCAAATGGGCGCGCGCCAGCCTGCTTCCCGACGAGTACAGGCAGAAAATTCTGCGGCTGGATATTGTTCCTTCAACCGTTGCTGCCGCTGCCGGCTAA
- a CDS encoding replication-associated recombination protein A, with amino-acid sequence MRPRTLDNYAGQEHLIGPEGVLRRYLQAGRLPSLILWGPPGVGKTTLANLLAQELGKPFASLSAVNAGVKDVREVIERAKKQRGTVLFIDEIHRFSKSQQDALLGAVEQGIVTLIGATTENPSFEVIPAVLSRAQVYVLESLGKDILIGIVDKALAEDEVLKQRNVRMQDYGALLTISGGDARKLLNLLEIVVEASRPNPETGEIVITDEVVQQLAQQHLARYDKGGEMHYDVISAFIKSIRGSDPNAALYYLAIMLEGGEDPKFIARRLLILSSEDVGLANPNALMLAQSCFQAVAVIGMPESDIILGQTVVYLASSPKSNASYKAIREARAFVRQHGPQPVPIPLRNAPTKLMKELGYGNEYQYSHDYPGNFAFQEFLPEAISGRRFYEPGHNPAEAKAQERLRQLWGEKYGY; translated from the coding sequence ATGCGCCCGCGCACCCTCGACAACTACGCCGGGCAGGAGCACCTGATTGGGCCGGAAGGCGTGCTGCGGCGCTATTTGCAGGCCGGGCGTTTGCCCAGCCTCATCCTGTGGGGGCCGCCCGGGGTAGGCAAAACCACTTTGGCTAACCTGCTGGCCCAGGAGCTGGGCAAGCCCTTCGCCTCCCTGAGTGCCGTGAATGCCGGTGTGAAGGACGTACGCGAGGTGATAGAGCGAGCCAAAAAGCAGCGCGGCACCGTGCTGTTTATCGATGAAATTCACCGCTTCAGCAAAAGCCAGCAGGACGCCTTGCTGGGCGCCGTGGAACAAGGCATCGTCACGCTTATAGGGGCCACCACCGAAAACCCCTCGTTTGAGGTAATTCCGGCCGTGCTCAGCCGCGCCCAGGTATACGTGCTGGAGTCCCTGGGCAAGGATATCCTAATTGGCATTGTGGATAAAGCCCTGGCCGAAGACGAGGTGCTCAAGCAACGGAACGTACGGATGCAGGACTACGGCGCCCTGCTCACCATTTCCGGGGGCGATGCGCGCAAGCTGCTCAACCTACTGGAAATTGTGGTGGAAGCCAGCCGCCCCAACCCCGAAACCGGGGAAATTGTCATTACCGACGAGGTGGTGCAGCAGCTGGCCCAGCAGCACCTGGCGCGCTACGACAAAGGCGGGGAGATGCACTACGACGTCATTTCGGCCTTTATCAAAAGCATCCGTGGCTCCGACCCCAACGCGGCCCTCTACTACCTGGCCATCATGCTGGAAGGCGGGGAGGACCCCAAGTTCATTGCCCGTCGCCTGCTTATTCTCTCCTCCGAAGATGTGGGCCTGGCCAACCCTAATGCCCTGATGCTGGCCCAGAGTTGCTTTCAGGCCGTGGCCGTGATTGGCATGCCTGAGTCGGACATCATTCTGGGGCAAACGGTGGTGTACCTGGCTTCCTCGCCCAAGAGCAACGCCAGCTACAAGGCCATTCGGGAGGCCCGCGCCTTTGTGCGCCAGCACGGCCCCCAGCCGGTACCCATCCCGCTACGTAATGCGCCCACCAAGCTGATGAAGGAGCTGGGCTACGGCAACGAATACCAATACTCCCACGACTATCCCGGCAACTTCGCCTTCCAGGAGTTTCTGCCCGAAGCCATTAGCGGCCGCCGCTTCTACGAGCCCGGCCACAACCCCGCTGAAGCCAAAGCCCAGGAGCGCCTGCGCCAGCTCTGGGGCGAGAAGTATGGTTATTGA